A stretch of Leucobacter aridicollis DNA encodes these proteins:
- the erm gene encoding 23S ribosomal RNA methyltransferase Erm has product MPRSQHGGRHELGQNFLIHRPTIDRIAGLTASTCGPILELGAGDGALTVPLARLRRPLTAIDIDEHGVARLARTVPGARVSDGDALSVPFADPVIVGNLPFHLTTPILRRLLAEPGWYDAILLVQWEVARKRAGVGGGTMMSAQAAPWFEFELHGRVPARAFSPMPSIDGGILAIRRRPRPRVPESERRAYDAFVRRSFTARGGSLGAAVRAACGGDQGAATRALQEAGVASRALPRSVGADQWPILWRGVSPRRRRS; this is encoded by the coding sequence ATGCCTCGTTCACAACACGGTGGCCGACACGAGCTCGGCCAAAACTTCCTTATCCACCGCCCGACGATCGACCGCATTGCCGGGCTCACCGCCTCGACGTGCGGCCCGATACTCGAGCTCGGCGCTGGTGACGGTGCTCTCACCGTGCCGCTCGCGCGGCTCCGACGGCCGCTCACCGCGATTGACATTGACGAACACGGCGTCGCGCGACTTGCGCGCACCGTGCCGGGAGCGCGGGTGAGCGACGGGGACGCACTCAGCGTGCCGTTCGCGGATCCCGTCATCGTCGGGAACCTGCCGTTTCACCTCACGACACCGATCCTACGGCGCCTGCTCGCCGAGCCCGGGTGGTACGACGCGATCCTCCTCGTACAGTGGGAGGTCGCGCGCAAGCGCGCGGGCGTTGGCGGCGGTACGATGATGAGCGCGCAGGCCGCCCCTTGGTTCGAATTTGAGCTGCACGGTCGCGTGCCAGCGCGCGCGTTTTCGCCGATGCCGAGCATCGACGGCGGGATACTGGCAATCCGGCGGCGCCCCAGACCGCGGGTGCCCGAGTCCGAGCGCCGCGCATACGACGCGTTCGTGCGGCGCTCCTTCACCGCACGGGGTGGCTCACTCGGTGCCGCCGTGCGCGCGGCGTGCGGGGGAGACCAGGGGGCGGCCACCCGAGCGCTGCAGGAGGCTGGGGTCGCGTCACGCGCGCTGCCTCGCAGCGTTGGCGCTGACCAGTGGCCGATCCTCTGGCGCGGGGTTAGCCCCCGTCGACGGCGCTCGTAG
- a CDS encoding SOS response-associated peptidase family protein, with the protein MCAGYGLELRGPTSTTGERVGVLAFVPGRDDDQLELVRRWLDEQHGEAKITGRNARNLNPIIRRGETGPVAELAWWWLHVGGQPAKFTAFNSRSDRLLQSWREPFQHRALAPASWYVEKGVRFELPGGEPFGIAAITAPTAEKALTSYSIVTREAVADAARVHNRMPLVLPETLHDEWLDPARQGDASLVERAVRASEELSAALVAAGPVAGPAVGASKAAPPDAQPMLF; encoded by the coding sequence ATGTGCGCCGGATACGGACTTGAGCTGCGCGGACCGACCTCGACCACGGGGGAGCGAGTCGGCGTGCTCGCGTTCGTGCCGGGCCGCGACGACGATCAGCTCGAGCTCGTGCGCCGCTGGCTCGACGAGCAGCATGGCGAGGCGAAGATCACCGGCCGGAACGCGCGGAATCTCAACCCGATCATTCGGCGCGGGGAGACAGGCCCCGTGGCAGAGCTCGCGTGGTGGTGGCTGCACGTGGGCGGCCAGCCCGCGAAGTTCACCGCGTTCAACTCACGCTCGGACAGGCTGCTGCAGAGCTGGCGCGAGCCGTTCCAGCACCGGGCGCTCGCACCCGCGAGCTGGTACGTCGAGAAGGGTGTGCGGTTCGAACTGCCCGGGGGTGAGCCGTTCGGGATCGCTGCGATCACGGCCCCCACCGCCGAGAAGGCGCTCACGAGCTATTCGATCGTGACGCGGGAGGCAGTCGCCGATGCCGCTCGGGTGCACAACCGGATGCCCCTCGTGCTTCCTGAAACGCTGCACGACGAGTGGCTCGACCCGGCCAGGCAAGGCGACGCGTCGCTCGTGGAGCGGGCGGTCCGTGCCTCGGAGGAGCTGTCCGCGGCGCTCGTCGCGGCCGGGCCGGTGGCGGGGCCCGCAGTGGGCGCCTCGAAGGCGGCTCCACCAGACGCGCAGCCGATGCTGTTCTAG
- a CDS encoding winged helix-turn-helix transcriptional regulator, producing the protein METELPECGVARFLVLLEGPWATLIVRELLRGPLRFGELRESLPGISPHTLTSRLRQFETHGLVTRTVYAEVPPRVEYELTPLGQQLRTVLDAMAEWALSVPAAGRTR; encoded by the coding sequence ATGGAAACGGAACTCCCTGAGTGCGGCGTCGCGCGATTCCTTGTGCTGCTCGAGGGACCGTGGGCGACCCTCATCGTTCGCGAGCTGCTTCGCGGCCCGCTCCGCTTCGGCGAACTCCGCGAGTCGCTGCCTGGCATCAGCCCCCACACGCTGACGAGCCGGCTGCGGCAGTTCGAGACGCACGGGCTCGTCACGCGCACCGTGTACGCCGAGGTTCCGCCGCGCGTCGAGTACGAGCTCACGCCGCTGGGTCAGCAGCTGCGCACCGTGCTCGACGCGATGGCGGAGTGGGCGCTGAGCGTGCCGGCGGCGGGACGGACCCGATGA
- a CDS encoding aminotransferase class I/II-fold pyridoxal phosphate-dependent enzyme, translating to MDSRWRNVAAAAGLAGEDGSTKPTIFAEMSALAAATGAANLGQGFPDEDGPEWIREAAIAALRSGENQYPPGRGALALREAIAAHQLRHYGIALDPESEVLVTVGATEALTAAILALAGPGDEVVTLEPFYDSHAAAIAMAGATHVTVPLAPTDDGFALDRAALDAAVGQATRLILVNTPHNPTGAVLTRAELAAIAEAAARADAVVVTDEVYEHLTFDGAEHVPFATLPGMRERTITVSSSGKTFSLTGWKIGWATGPAQLIEAVTAIKQFLTYSGGAPFQSAIARALAEGDGDIAALRETLDRRRQVLLDSLAAVGFGTVRPQGTYFVCADATPFLNADVPDGAAFARWLPAEIGVACVPLAAFCRAGSATADRLRNWVRFTFVKDDATLATAIERLAALRPTSAVDGG from the coding sequence ATGGACTCACGGTGGAGAAATGTGGCGGCAGCGGCGGGACTCGCGGGCGAGGACGGATCAACAAAGCCGACGATCTTCGCCGAGATGAGCGCCCTCGCCGCCGCGACCGGCGCCGCGAACCTCGGGCAGGGGTTCCCCGACGAGGACGGGCCGGAGTGGATCCGGGAGGCCGCCATCGCGGCGCTGCGCTCGGGCGAGAACCAGTACCCGCCGGGACGCGGAGCGCTGGCCCTGCGTGAGGCGATCGCCGCCCACCAACTCCGCCACTACGGAATCGCGCTCGATCCAGAGTCCGAAGTGCTCGTGACTGTCGGCGCGACCGAGGCGCTCACCGCGGCGATCCTTGCGCTCGCTGGCCCCGGCGACGAGGTCGTCACGCTCGAACCGTTCTACGACTCGCACGCCGCCGCGATCGCGATGGCTGGCGCGACGCACGTCACCGTTCCGCTCGCGCCAACCGATGACGGTTTCGCGCTCGACCGCGCCGCACTCGATGCGGCGGTGGGCCAGGCGACCAGACTGATCCTCGTGAATACCCCGCACAACCCCACCGGTGCGGTGCTCACGCGCGCGGAACTCGCGGCAATCGCCGAGGCGGCGGCGCGGGCGGACGCGGTCGTTGTCACCGATGAGGTGTACGAACACCTGACGTTTGACGGCGCCGAGCACGTGCCGTTCGCCACGCTGCCAGGCATGCGCGAGCGCACGATCACCGTTTCATCGTCGGGCAAGACCTTCTCACTCACGGGGTGGAAGATCGGCTGGGCGACGGGGCCCGCGCAGCTCATCGAAGCGGTCACCGCGATCAAGCAGTTCCTCACGTACTCGGGCGGCGCCCCATTCCAGTCGGCGATCGCCCGGGCGCTGGCCGAGGGCGACGGCGACATCGCGGCGCTCCGGGAGACGCTTGACCGCCGCAGGCAGGTGCTGCTCGACAGCCTCGCCGCGGTCGGGTTCGGCACCGTCCGCCCCCAGGGCACGTACTTTGTCTGCGCCGACGCGACCCCGTTTCTCAACGCTGACGTGCCCGACGGCGCGGCGTTCGCAAGGTGGCTCCCCGCCGAGATCGGGGTCGCGTGCGTGCCGCTCGCCGCGTTCTGCCGCGCGGGGTCGGCAACGGCAGACAGGCTCCGCAACTGGGTGCGCTTCACCTTCGTGAAGGACGACGCAACGCTTGCGACCGCGATCGAACGCCTCGCGGCGCTCCGCCCTACGAGCGCCGTCGACGGGGGCTAA
- a CDS encoding DUF4303 domain-containing protein — MAFDTKAVVAAATEQLVEAVRSVHERHLSETIYGAMFHEFYGDGTVIYWPMVTVGTEETLAAIVADYTARSGPEEGLADSLRWSGPDLTHGFEPSSALQELADTVQASAGAGSAQWERQYDRWLRCFPKAAKLAMKQLVAEGIVSKSFVAIAADEAGELIPLSLTKAQLVAHFPQYDEAERERRRLAALPVEDRVAELLPEAVAPRYQGPLIGEHESLLVGCGAAAVPALVSVVRHETLARGDVVAARLLAEINIDTPDVVDALDGLMRAKKAQLNSRAWAAGALARLGRSDLILTRIAELPSDVVVRGIADPFSSFRDRGAHRALDYEPLEHALAARPELEPAFAEELRPGSGYCALAPDETPAARAALASRWEVVRVHARAVLEDAGVPA, encoded by the coding sequence ATGGCGTTTGACACGAAAGCGGTCGTCGCGGCGGCCACCGAGCAACTGGTCGAGGCGGTGCGCTCCGTCCACGAGCGGCACTTGAGCGAGACGATCTACGGCGCCATGTTTCACGAGTTCTACGGCGACGGAACGGTGATCTACTGGCCAATGGTGACGGTGGGTACCGAGGAGACGCTTGCCGCGATCGTTGCCGATTACACCGCTCGGTCTGGTCCCGAGGAGGGGCTTGCTGACTCGCTGCGCTGGTCAGGCCCCGACCTCACGCACGGGTTCGAGCCGTCCTCGGCCCTCCAGGAGCTCGCCGACACGGTGCAGGCGTCGGCTGGCGCCGGGAGCGCACAGTGGGAGCGCCAGTACGACCGCTGGCTGCGCTGCTTCCCCAAAGCCGCGAAGCTGGCGATGAAGCAGCTCGTCGCCGAGGGCATCGTGTCAAAGTCGTTTGTCGCGATTGCCGCGGATGAAGCCGGCGAACTCATCCCGCTGAGCCTGACGAAGGCGCAGCTCGTCGCACACTTTCCCCAGTACGACGAGGCCGAGCGGGAGCGGCGTCGGCTCGCGGCGCTCCCCGTTGAGGATCGTGTTGCCGAGCTCCTCCCGGAGGCCGTCGCCCCGCGCTATCAGGGGCCGCTGATCGGTGAACACGAGAGCCTGCTTGTCGGCTGTGGGGCCGCGGCAGTGCCCGCGCTCGTGAGCGTCGTGCGACACGAGACCCTCGCGCGCGGTGACGTCGTCGCCGCGCGGCTGCTCGCTGAGATCAACATTGATACTCCAGACGTCGTTGACGCGCTCGATGGACTCATGCGGGCGAAGAAGGCACAGCTGAACTCGCGCGCATGGGCGGCGGGTGCGCTCGCTCGGCTCGGCCGCTCGGACCTGATCCTCACCCGCATCGCCGAACTTCCCAGCGACGTCGTCGTGCGGGGTATCGCCGACCCCTTCAGCTCGTTCCGCGATCGCGGTGCCCACCGTGCGCTCGACTACGAGCCGCTCGAGCACGCCCTCGCCGCCAGGCCCGAACTCGAACCGGCGTTTGCCGAGGAGCTTCGGCCCGGCAGCGGCTACTGCGCGCTCGCCCCTGACGAAACCCCGGCGGCGCGCGCCGCCCTCGCATCGCGGTGGGAGGTCGTCCGCGTACACGCCCGGGCCGTGCTCGAGGACGCTGGCGTCCCCGCCTGA
- a CDS encoding FAD-binding protein: MTAPGTHERLISTSALVIGTGGAGLRASIELAERGVQVLAVGKRRKHDAHTTLAAGGINAALGTMDPEDSWQQHAADTLRESYFLADPHIVEIVAKNAAQGIEDLERWGMPFAREADGRISQRFFGAHLYRRTCYAGDYTGLEIQRTLLRRAQELQVPIIDSIYITRLLVGDGRVFGAYGFDIVDGTPVVIHADAVILAAGGHTRIWRNTSSRRDENTGDSFRLAALAGAKIRDAELVQFHPSGILEPADAAGLLVSEAARGEGGILRNALGERFMEKYDPERMELSTRDRVALASYTEIIEGRGTTNGGVFLDVSHLPREQILEKLPRVYRNLIDLQMLDITQSPIEIAPTAHYSMGGVWVSAEEHATGVDGLYAIGEAASGLHGANRLGGNSLIELLVYGRLTGGDAASYISGLTSITRDPAAVAEARQEMQQLLTGAGEESPRLLQRQLRNLMTEHAGVVRSEEGLTAGLEKLDALGERVANLTAHPDIAGFDDLAHAFDLYGSMLAARATLESARERRETRGAHNRSDFPEQRAALRGNMVWTPDAGVTFEPAAEAPDSFRALAEQGIDDSPAGKLAE; encoded by the coding sequence ATGACTGCACCAGGCACACACGAACGACTCATCTCCACGTCCGCGCTCGTCATCGGCACGGGCGGCGCGGGCCTCCGCGCGTCCATCGAACTCGCGGAGCGCGGGGTCCAGGTGCTCGCGGTCGGCAAACGCCGCAAGCACGACGCCCACACCACGCTCGCCGCGGGCGGGATCAACGCCGCCCTCGGCACGATGGACCCCGAGGACAGCTGGCAGCAGCACGCCGCCGACACGCTGCGCGAGTCGTACTTCCTCGCCGATCCGCACATCGTCGAGATCGTTGCGAAGAACGCCGCGCAGGGCATCGAGGACCTCGAGCGCTGGGGCATGCCGTTCGCGCGCGAGGCCGACGGGCGGATCAGCCAGCGCTTCTTCGGGGCGCACCTCTACCGACGCACCTGCTACGCGGGCGACTACACCGGCCTCGAGATCCAGCGCACCCTGCTCCGCCGCGCCCAGGAACTCCAGGTGCCAATCATCGACTCGATCTACATCACTCGGCTGCTCGTCGGCGACGGTCGCGTGTTCGGCGCATACGGCTTCGACATCGTCGACGGCACGCCCGTCGTCATCCACGCTGACGCCGTGATCCTCGCGGCCGGCGGCCACACGCGCATCTGGCGCAACACATCCTCGCGGCGCGACGAGAACACTGGCGACTCGTTCAGGCTCGCCGCCCTCGCCGGCGCGAAGATCCGCGACGCCGAGCTCGTCCAGTTCCACCCCTCCGGCATCCTCGAGCCCGCGGACGCCGCCGGCCTGCTCGTGTCCGAGGCCGCCCGCGGCGAGGGCGGGATCCTGCGCAACGCGCTCGGGGAGCGATTCATGGAGAAGTACGACCCGGAGCGGATGGAGCTCTCGACCCGCGACAGGGTCGCGCTCGCGAGCTACACCGAGATCATCGAGGGGCGCGGCACCACGAACGGCGGCGTCTTCCTCGACGTCTCGCACCTGCCACGCGAGCAGATCCTCGAGAAGCTCCCCCGCGTGTACCGCAACCTCATCGACCTGCAGATGCTCGACATCACGCAGAGCCCCATCGAGATTGCGCCGACCGCGCACTACTCGATGGGCGGAGTGTGGGTGAGCGCCGAGGAGCACGCGACGGGCGTCGACGGACTGTACGCAATTGGCGAGGCCGCGAGCGGGCTGCACGGGGCGAACCGCCTCGGCGGCAACTCGCTCATCGAGCTGCTCGTCTACGGCCGGCTCACCGGCGGCGACGCGGCGAGCTACATTTCGGGGCTCACGAGCATCACCCGCGACCCCGCCGCGGTCGCCGAGGCCCGCCAGGAGATGCAGCAGCTGCTCACCGGCGCCGGCGAGGAGAGCCCGCGCCTGCTCCAGCGCCAGCTGCGCAACCTCATGACCGAGCACGCTGGCGTCGTGCGCAGCGAGGAGGGCCTCACCGCAGGTCTCGAGAAGCTCGACGCACTCGGTGAGCGGGTCGCGAACCTCACGGCGCACCCCGACATCGCAGGCTTCGACGATCTCGCGCACGCGTTCGACCTGTACGGCTCCATGCTCGCCGCCCGGGCGACGCTCGAGAGCGCGCGCGAGCGCCGCGAGACGCGCGGGGCCCACAACCGGTCGGACTTCCCCGAACAGCGCGCGGCGCTGCGGGGCAACATGGTGTGGACCCCCGACGCGGGCGTCACGTTCGAGCCCGCAGCCGAGGCCCCGGACTCGTTCCGCGCGCTCGCGGAGCAGGGCATCGACGACTCTCCCGCAGGCAAGCTCGCCGAGTAG
- a CDS encoding LysR family transcriptional regulator: MNLEQLRGFTEVARTSHFTRAAEGLHVTQPSLSRQIATLEAELGVELFHRARGNVSLTAAGERLLPIAKRMLADAETAAAAMAELAGLQGGRIRLGATPTLCTSLVVEVVAQYSSRYPGIDIEILERGSRSLIAALVEGQLDLALIVTSVSSESGRAVLEREPILSEQLVVAAGADAPWPAALATPVDLADLAAVPQIMFPENYDLRAALDAEFRARGLTPAVAVEGVEMDAALRFAERGLGVVVVPAMVAVERPTLRVAPLAGPGISRTVSIARRHDMTPTHAGAAMHALIRETADRFASDDARLTTLVRRVGPAQG; the protein is encoded by the coding sequence ATGAATCTTGAGCAACTGCGAGGCTTTACCGAGGTCGCGCGCACGAGCCACTTCACCCGCGCCGCCGAGGGGCTGCACGTGACGCAGCCGTCGCTGTCCCGGCAGATCGCCACACTCGAGGCCGAGCTCGGCGTCGAACTGTTCCACCGTGCGCGCGGCAACGTCTCGCTCACCGCTGCGGGCGAGCGGCTGCTGCCGATCGCGAAGCGCATGCTTGCCGACGCTGAGACCGCGGCCGCCGCGATGGCCGAGCTCGCGGGGCTCCAGGGCGGCAGGATCAGGCTGGGCGCCACCCCGACGCTCTGCACGAGCCTCGTCGTTGAGGTTGTCGCCCAGTACAGCAGCCGCTACCCGGGGATCGACATCGAGATCCTTGAGCGCGGCTCGCGGAGCCTCATCGCGGCACTCGTCGAGGGGCAGCTCGATCTCGCGCTCATCGTGACGAGCGTGTCGTCTGAGTCAGGTAGGGCGGTGCTCGAGCGCGAGCCGATCCTGTCCGAGCAGCTCGTCGTCGCGGCCGGCGCCGACGCCCCCTGGCCTGCCGCACTCGCGACCCCCGTCGACCTCGCGGATCTCGCCGCCGTTCCGCAGATCATGTTCCCCGAGAACTACGACCTGCGCGCCGCCCTCGACGCCGAATTCCGCGCGCGCGGCCTCACCCCAGCCGTCGCGGTCGAGGGCGTCGAGATGGACGCCGCGCTGCGCTTCGCCGAACGCGGTCTCGGCGTGGTGGTCGTGCCCGCGATGGTGGCCGTCGAGCGGCCGACGTTGCGGGTCGCCCCGCTCGCTGGCCCCGGCATCTCCCGCACGGTGAGCATCGCCCGGCGGCACGACATGACGCCGACACACGCAGGGGCGGCAATGCACGCGCTCATCCGGGAGACCGCGGACAGGTTCGCGAGCGACGACGCCAGGCTCACGACCCTCGTCCGGCGCGTCGGCCCCGCCCAGGGGTAG
- a CDS encoding gamma-glutamyltransferase family protein, with translation MPFTPPPAFTTRPTLQGTFGMSASTHWLATASAQAVLERGGNAFDAAVAGAFVLHVVEPHLNGPGGDMTGIFHAAGSSGPRVLMGQGSAPAGATAEHYLEAGLDLVPGSGALATAVPAAVDAWLLLLAEHGTWELADVLEFAIGYARGGHQALPRVSATIESVRELFLEHWPTSAELWLVDGKTPAPGAILTNEAYARTLDRLVAAGADLPGSGDRVARIEAARHAWSDGFVAEAAADFVRGPHRHSSGTDHAGVIAREDFAGFRASTEEAVTLEFRGVTIAKTGAWGQGPALLQTLQILSGFADHEIDPSTADGAHRIIEAQKLAYADREAYYGDHEVPLDVLLSEEYAAERRSLIGERASTEFRPGTIPGHTPFVPPLRTEYRPPALAAGDVAVGVGEPTVTKAGVTKGDTCHIDVVDRWGNMVAATPSGGWLQSSPAIPELGFCLGSRLQMTWLEPGGPSTLTPGKRPRTTLTPTLVLRDGEPVLALGSPGGDQQDQWQLLFLLRVLVGGYTQQEAIDAPALHTTAVPESFWPRTWTPAGVVVEDRLGDDVIEALEARGHRVTRAGDWALGRLSSVGRDPQTGALSAAANARGAQGYAAGR, from the coding sequence ATGCCATTCACCCCGCCACCCGCATTCACAACACGGCCGACGCTTCAAGGCACCTTCGGGATGAGTGCGTCCACGCACTGGCTCGCGACCGCGAGCGCCCAGGCAGTGCTCGAGCGTGGCGGAAATGCGTTCGATGCGGCCGTCGCCGGAGCCTTTGTGCTGCACGTCGTTGAGCCGCATCTCAACGGTCCCGGTGGCGATATGACCGGCATCTTCCATGCCGCCGGTTCAAGCGGTCCGCGAGTGCTCATGGGGCAGGGGAGCGCCCCGGCCGGGGCCACTGCCGAGCACTACCTCGAGGCCGGCCTTGATCTCGTTCCAGGATCCGGCGCGCTAGCCACCGCGGTGCCAGCCGCGGTCGACGCGTGGCTGCTGCTGCTCGCAGAACACGGCACGTGGGAGCTGGCGGACGTCCTCGAGTTTGCGATTGGATATGCCAGGGGCGGGCACCAGGCGCTGCCACGCGTGAGCGCAACTATTGAGAGCGTGCGGGAGCTGTTCCTTGAGCACTGGCCGACCTCCGCGGAGCTTTGGCTCGTGGACGGAAAGACACCTGCGCCCGGTGCGATCCTCACGAACGAGGCCTACGCGCGGACGCTCGACAGGCTCGTTGCTGCTGGCGCCGACTTGCCCGGCAGCGGTGACAGGGTTGCCCGAATTGAAGCAGCTCGCCACGCGTGGTCCGACGGATTCGTCGCCGAGGCCGCTGCCGACTTTGTCCGCGGTCCGCATCGCCACTCTTCGGGCACCGACCACGCCGGCGTGATTGCCCGCGAGGACTTCGCGGGCTTCCGGGCGAGCACTGAGGAGGCCGTTACGCTCGAGTTCCGCGGCGTCACGATCGCGAAGACCGGGGCCTGGGGACAGGGGCCAGCGCTGCTCCAGACGCTGCAGATCCTGTCGGGGTTTGCCGATCACGAGATCGACCCCTCGACCGCCGACGGGGCACACCGCATCATCGAAGCCCAGAAGCTCGCCTATGCCGACCGCGAGGCGTACTACGGCGACCACGAGGTTCCCCTCGACGTGCTGCTGTCGGAGGAATACGCCGCAGAGCGCCGCTCCCTGATCGGCGAACGCGCATCGACAGAGTTTCGGCCGGGCACGATACCGGGTCACACGCCATTCGTGCCGCCCCTCCGCACGGAGTACCGGCCCCCGGCGCTCGCTGCGGGCGATGTCGCTGTTGGCGTCGGCGAGCCCACCGTGACGAAAGCGGGAGTCACCAAAGGCGACACCTGCCACATCGACGTCGTCGACCGTTGGGGGAACATGGTGGCAGCGACGCCCTCTGGCGGATGGTTGCAGTCGTCTCCCGCTATCCCGGAGCTCGGCTTCTGCCTCGGGTCCCGCCTGCAAATGACGTGGCTGGAGCCGGGCGGGCCGTCGACGCTGACGCCGGGCAAACGCCCCCGAACGACGCTCACCCCGACGCTCGTGTTGCGCGACGGCGAGCCCGTGCTCGCGCTCGGCTCGCCCGGCGGAGACCAGCAGGATCAGTGGCAGCTGCTGTTCCTGTTGCGCGTGCTCGTCGGCGGCTACACCCAGCAAGAGGCAATCGACGCCCCGGCACTGCACACGACCGCTGTACCCGAATCGTTCTGGCCACGGACGTGGACCCCGGCAGGCGTGGTTGTTGAGGATCGACTGGGCGACGACGTTATCGAAGCGCTCGAGGCCCGGGGCCACCGAGTGACGCGGGCGGGGGACTGGGCTCTCGGTCGTCTCTCGAGCGTTGGTCGGGATCCGCAGACGGGCGCGCTCTCCGCCGCAGCGAACGCGCGCGGAGCGCAAGGATACGCGGCTGGTCGGTAG
- a CDS encoding NmrA family NAD(P)-binding protein — protein MTTVIHGATGAQGSPIVAALAALGEQPIALSRGGQQVDGARALAVDAASATDLAAAYAGAEAVFVHLPMAPEGERLRIAHATIAALESAQPGRVVISTSGTIVSAPGTPLQAPDDSSLAVLIAGATATGIPTAVVEPRLFLENLLLPHVQAGVREDGVLRYPVRPDFAVSWASHMDVAAAVAALLRDPSVTGVVRVGHVPAVTGPELAAAFGAALGSEVRFESVTPAAFGASIAPLLGEGAAAGVAGLYTALGAETDFAFDPATGAEARIGVAPMPLATWAQVVTAS, from the coding sequence ATGACAACAGTGATTCATGGCGCAACAGGCGCCCAAGGCTCCCCCATCGTCGCCGCCCTCGCCGCTCTCGGCGAGCAGCCCATCGCGCTCAGCCGCGGCGGCCAGCAGGTCGACGGCGCACGCGCGCTCGCGGTCGACGCCGCCTCGGCGACAGACCTCGCCGCGGCCTACGCGGGCGCGGAGGCGGTGTTCGTGCACCTGCCGATGGCCCCCGAGGGCGAGCGGCTCAGGATCGCGCACGCCACAATCGCCGCGCTCGAATCGGCGCAGCCCGGGCGGGTCGTCATCTCGACGAGCGGCACCATCGTGAGCGCGCCGGGCACCCCGCTGCAGGCCCCCGACGACTCGTCGCTAGCGGTGCTCATCGCTGGCGCGACGGCGACCGGGATCCCCACAGCGGTCGTCGAGCCCCGCCTCTTCCTCGAGAACCTCCTGCTCCCCCATGTGCAGGCCGGCGTGCGCGAGGACGGCGTACTCCGCTACCCGGTCCGCCCGGACTTCGCGGTGTCGTGGGCGTCGCACATGGACGTCGCAGCCGCCGTCGCCGCGCTGCTGCGCGACCCGTCGGTGACCGGGGTCGTGCGCGTCGGCCACGTCCCCGCGGTGACCGGCCCAGAACTCGCCGCCGCGTTCGGGGCGGCGCTCGGCAGCGAGGTGCGGTTCGAGTCGGTCACGCCAGCAGCATTCGGCGCGAGCATCGCTCCGCTCCTCGGCGAGGGCGCAGCCGCGGGCGTCGCCGGGCTGTACACCGCGCTCGGGGCCGAGACCGACTTCGCATTCGATCCGGCGACGGGGGCCGAGGCGCGCATCGGCGTCGCGCCGATGCCGCTTGCGACGTGGGCACAGGTCGTGACCGCTAGCTGA
- a CDS encoding fluoride efflux transporter FluC, with the protein MSDSHPVQQVPPGSGPAVMLRDAGLVGLGGALGSVARYLAGLALPLDANAATFAINVAGSCLLGLIVAGLAGRRPRLQLAVGTGFCGGFTTYSALAVGVAELAGAGSIASALILALGTVACAGAATLVGVWIGRRLSAGGAA; encoded by the coding sequence GTGAGCGATTCCCACCCCGTCCAGCAGGTGCCACCCGGCAGCGGGCCCGCGGTGATGCTGCGCGACGCCGGGCTCGTTGGCCTCGGGGGCGCGCTGGGGTCGGTCGCGCGCTACCTCGCCGGCCTGGCGCTGCCCCTGGACGCGAACGCCGCGACCTTTGCGATCAACGTCGCGGGTTCGTGTCTGCTCGGGCTCATCGTCGCGGGCCTCGCGGGTCGACGCCCGCGGCTTCAGCTCGCGGTCGGCACCGGATTCTGCGGCGGCTTCACCACGTACAGTGCGCTCGCGGTCGGGGTTGCCGAGCTCGCGGGCGCGGGAAGCATCGCCTCGGCGCTCATCCTCGCGCTCGGCACCGTCGCCTGCGCGGGGGCGGCCACGCTCGTGGGAGTCTGGATCGGGCGGCGGCTCTCGGCCGGAGGAGCCGCATGA
- a CDS encoding fluoride efflux transporter FluC, which produces MIGALVVAAGGGVGAILRFLLDTWVTRSAGRRASRSGTGQPGQRFPWGITAVNLSGSLALGVLVGWLGRGLADSAAAHPGSPATLLWLTLGVGLLGGYTTMSTASLDTVRLAQSGRITAAAGNALGTLGAAALLAAAGILIGQAIS; this is translated from the coding sequence ATGATCGGCGCGCTCGTGGTCGCTGCCGGTGGTGGGGTTGGGGCGATCCTGCGGTTCCTGCTCGACACCTGGGTGACCCGGTCGGCGGGCCGCCGGGCGAGCCGAAGCGGGACCGGTCAACCCGGCCAGCGTTTTCCGTGGGGGATCACCGCCGTCAACCTCTCCGGCTCCCTCGCGCTTGGCGTGCTCGTCGGGTGGCTCGGACGCGGCCTCGCGGACTCGGCCGCAGCGCACCCCGGGAGCCCGGCTACCCTGCTGTGGCTCACGCTCGGCGTCGGCCTCCTCGGCGGGTACACGACGATGAGCACCGCGAGCCTCGACACGGTCCGCCTCGCGCAATCCGGGCGGATCACGGCGGCCGCGGGCAACGCGCTTGGCACGCTTGGTGCCGCCGCGCTGCTCGCGGCCGCCGGGATCCTGATCGGGCAGGCGATCAGCTAG